The sequence ATCTGTAAAACGTCAATTTTCGACAATCCCTCAACGATAACGAAATGTAATTATTAATAACAGATAGACTATTTTCGATTTTTTACAGAATCTTCAAAAGTGACGATCTTACACATAATCAAACAGGGAAAAAGAAAATGAGAATTGGCATTGGCTATTCAAATACAAGTAACAGTTTTGAATCTGGAAAATTTGTTGCACAAACCGCTAAAAAAGACATAGATTCCCCTGATTTTTTTATTGCGTTCTGCAATTCAGCACTTAATGCTGAAAATTTTTTTAAAGGAATTAAAGAAATTGCCGGACCTGTACCGGTTATAGGCGGTTCAGCAGTCGGCATTATAACCGGGGATAACCTCTCCTATGAAGGACACTCGGCCGGCGCTCTGGCATTGCAAGGGGAAAATCTGTCCGTTCAAATTCATTCAACAGGCGACATAGACAAAAATTTGTATAACGCCGGAAAAAAACTTGCTGAACGCTTCTCTCCCACCGATGACAGTCGACTTCTTTTTCTTTTATATGATTCAATATGTCAAGCCGCAACGCCTGCAACCCCACCGATAATGAATGCCTCCCCTCAATTGCTTGCGGGTATAGAAGATCATTTAAAGCATTCTGTTCCTGTCCTGGGTGCCGGCACCTTGGGAGATTTTGATTTCAAACCGACCATGCAGTTCTGCGGCAACTATGCAGCAAGCCGGCAGGCCTTGGGATTGATGATGTCCGGTGACTTCAATGTCTACCATGCTATCATGCATGGCTGTACGCCGCTTGATGGGCAATATCTAACCATCACTAAAAAAAAGGGACCGTTTATCTATGAAATAAACGGGATGCCTGTCTGCGAAATGATTGATGAGGTGTATGGAAGCACGGAGTGGCGGAAACAGACACCGGTCAACTTTTTAACCATCGGCTTAAATAAAGGAAACAAATTTGCTGATTTTGCAGAGGAAAATTATGTAAACCGACTTATCGCGGGAGCATTACCGGACGGAAAAGGAATTTGCATGTTTGAGGCAGACCTTGATGAGGGTACACAAGTACAATTCATGCTGCGGGATACCATGCAGATGATTGAATCGGTCAAACTGAACACCAAAAAAATTTTCAATCAGATTGAAGCAGACCACCGGAAGCCATGCCTTGGTATTTATATTGATTGTGCGGGGAGGGCCTCAATTCAATCGCACACAGCCACAGAAGAAGCGGCCTGTGTTCAGCAAATCTTCAATGAAAAAAACACACCTCTTTTCGGGTTTTATTCAGGGGTGGAGATTGCCCCCTTCCAGGGAAGCAGCCGTGGCCTTGACTGGACCGGTGTCTTAATAATACTTGCTGAGAAATAGAGAACAATAATGCATACACCTGACGGCAAAGCACTGTTGGATCGATGTAATGAACTTGAATTGCGTTTGGATGAAACTATACAGGAAATGCAGTATTATAAAAACATTGCATCAGTTGCAGGCCATAAACGGCTCAAAGAAGTTGAAGAACTTTCAAACTTGATTTTTTTACGGAAGCAGGCTGAAAAGGCGCTTGAGAAAACCCGCGATGAGCTTGAAGACAAAGTAAAAGAACGCACCCGGGAATTGGTTTCCATAAATAAGCGGCTTAGAAAAGAAATTGAAGAGAGAAAAAAAGTAGAAGAAGAAATCCGCTACCTTGCGTTCTACGACAGCCTGACCGGCCTGGGTAACCGGGTGCTTTTCATGGACCGCCTTAACGAAGCCATAAAACAAGCGGCCCGGAAAAGGAGTCGATTTGCCTTGCTCTTCCTGGACCTGGATCATTTCAAACGCGTCAACGATACCCTTGGGCATCATGCTGGAGATTTATTGTTACAGGGGGTGGCGGAAAATATCAAAAAATTCGTCCGGGACAGTGATTTCGCCTCCCGGTTAACACCCCTGAAAAAAAAAGAGCTTCTTGTGGCCAGGTTCGGGGGAGATGAATTCAGTATCCTGATCTCAGATATCAAAGAACCGGAGAATGCCGCACGGGTGGCAAAAAGGATCTTGGACAACATTCCGGCAACATATCAACTGGACGGCCATGAGGTGTCGGTGACGACCAGTATCGGTATCAGCGTCTTCCCTGAAGACGGCAGTAGTGCTCAAGATCTTCTCAAGCATGCAGACACGGCTATGTATCACGCCAAAAGCAGGGGAAGAAACACCTATCAATTTTTTACGGAATCCATGAACCAGATAGTCCTGGAACGGTTTTTAATTGAGAAAGGTCTTAAGAAAGCGCTGGAAAATGATGAATTTATACTTTATTACCAGCCCAAACTCAGGTTGTCGGATAAAAAAATCATAAGTGCTGAAGCCCTGATTCGATGGCATCACCCCCAGCAGGGAATGGTTCCCCCGGGTAAATTTATCCCTATAGCGGAAGAATCCAAAATTATTCTTGATATCAACCGCTGGGTCATCAAAGAAGCCTGCCGCCAGGTTAAACAATGGGAACTATCGGGCTGGAATGATATCTCCATTAGCGTCAACTTGTCCGGATACAAGCTGAACAACCAGAATATTGCAAAATACCTGAAGGATACGCTATCCTCCGTGGGGCTGGATTCCAAAAGCATTGAAATCGAAATTACAGAAAACATCCTGCTAAAGGAAAATAAAGAAACTATATCCACATTAAATGCCATAAAAGCCTTAGGGTTTAAAATCGCTATGGATGATTTTGGAACCGGGTATTCCTCCTTAAGTTATCTCACCTTATTTCCCCTGGATACGCTCAAGATCGACCGGTATTTTGTCATGAACGCCATGTCTGAACAAAACAACCAAGTGATCATCAAAGCCATCATTGCCATGGGGCACAGCCTGGGCAAAAAAATTATCGCAGAAGGAATTGAAACAGAAGATCAGTACCATTTTCTGAAAGTATGCGGCTGTGACGAAGGACAGGGGAACTTTTTCCATCACCCGGTACCGGCAGATGAATTTGAGAAACTCCTGGCCCGGGATTCACTGTAATAGATGGTTATAGTCATACCTGAATCCGCAAATAATTCAAAGCACGTCCTAAAGCTATTTTTATGGCGCCGTGAATCTTCCTCCCATAAGCGTTTTTAATTTTTCAATTTCATCGATTAATTTAAGGGTAGTGGCCGTTTCTTTGTTGGTCGCTTCTATGTTTGCAATGGCAGTGCTTAAATCCTCCATGGTTCGGTTGGACCCTGTCATGACCGCATTGGTTTCCGCCATAATGTTGTCGGCGATGTCTGCATTTTTAACGTTTTCATCAATCATGGCCAGGATGTCTTTAAGAAAATCGCCCTTGCTTTGCCCGATTTCCCAATATTCAGGGAACCCACCGGCCACCGCCACAATATCGGGGACATATTTTTGGTGAATAAAATTCCGGACATCGGAAATCAGCGCCCTGTAGGATGAAATATGGTCGATATTCGGAACCTGCGGGCAGCCACCCGGAAAAATTGCCGTCGCATGGGGAAACTTGCCGCCGAAAATGGCAGAGGCCCGGTTAGCCTTTTTCTGTATCTCCAGTGATTCGAGATAATGCTTCAAGGCACCGATATTCAGTTCTGCATCGGCGATATATTTGCCGGAGAGCCTTGGCAGAAAAGGCGCGCCTGGAAATGATGACCCGAAGTTCAGCTCACTGTCCACCCAGTTTTTAAAGGATGTCAGGTCCGGATCTGCGCCTTTATACTGAAGAATGGCCGTAACAAAATCCAGTGCCGACAGCTGATAAAAATGAAGCAGATAATCGTAAAGGTGATTGGCGCCCTGTATCAGGTTGTGCTGAATTCGTCCGTTACGGGGGACTTTCAATTGATACGCATTTTCCTGGGCATATGAGGATGCGATGCCATGGGCATAGGGACAGACGCCGCAGATCCTCTGGGTGATCTGCTGGGCATCAAGCGGGTCCCGCCCTTTTAAAATGGCCTCAAATCCCCTGAACATCTACCCCATACATTTCGCATCAACAATCACATGATCTTCAACAACCGTATTAACATTCAAATGTCCTTCCAACCGTGTCACCGGCCCGATATCTATTTTCATACCCCTCCTGATGTGCTTAGCAAACAATTTTTATAACCTGCTAATTTCGTAAACTTTATGAGTAGGTTATTGAATAGATTGTTTAGAAAAATTAATTTTAGTTACCGTAATTAAACGGCACGAATTATAAGCAAAGACCCTGAAGATCATTTGGAGACCATCTAATGATTTTTTCCGGCATTTATCACGACAATATTTTGCAAATTGATTTGCAAAATATTATATCAATTCAGCCCCAATTACAAACGGATGCTAAATCATTATTTTTTTCTACCGCATTTCTGGACACTATAATTAGAGTTGAAAGAACCGGAATCATTCCGTTTTTTTTATGTTGCCGTGTGGGCTTATCCCAAATGCAAATCCGGTGGTAAACACCACGCTTGCACTTTAAAAACAAAGCAATTATAAAAGTAACATTGATTTATATGATAATTAAGATAAGGATAACTAAAATATTTCATGGGCCATACAATCCCAGGTGAACGATCGGGCGATCAGGGCGTTGTCCATTACCCGGCCCGGCATGTATCTCACCTGGCAGGCCGTCTTTCTTAAGAATAACGCATCCCTTATCTTCCTCCAGGAATTTATACGTCTGATCTCCCGGGAAGGGATCGCCTCTTTGCCTGAACAGGGCGGTTCGGGTTCAGCATTGTGAAAAAAAGCACCGCACATCACTGCATTTCTTGTCACCAGTCATGGATGGATTAAAAGTGGATTTTCTGGAATCAAAATTAATTACGCCCCACCTGGGCAATCTGCTGGAACGGCAGCGATTGATCCGGACACTCAAAAACCTTGAAGGAAAGCGCCTGATCCTGGTCACCGCCGGGGCCGGATACGGCAAAACGACAATGGTGGCCCAGGCGCTATCGGACATGTCTGCCGGAAACCGGGTCCTGGTCTGGTATCGCCTGGATCGGTTTGACCAGGATATCACCACCTTCACCAGCTATCTAATCCGAGGACTGGAAAAAATTTACCCCGGCATTGGGGATGCGCTTTGTGAAAACGGATTTGAAAAAGGCGGCACAGGGGAGAACGAGGCAAGGCTCCTGGAACTTATCAAAATACTGGAATCAAAGACGGACAAAGAACTTTTTATTGTTCTGGATGATTACCATCTATTAGGCGCTGCAGGAAAAAATGATGTAACAGATTTTTTAAGTATTCATTCGTACATGGAATTTTTTCTAAAAAGACTACCGGGTCATGTCCGTCTTGTCCTCATATCGCGAACCGACCCGCCTTTAAAATTATCTAACCTGCGGGTGCGCCGGCAGATTTTGGAAATACATGAATTTGATCTGGTCTTTTCCCTTGATGAGACCGCCGCCCTTTTTTCCCGGATACATCACCAGGTCCCCGGAACAAAGACGCTGTCAACCCTTCACAGCCAGACAGGCGGCTGGGCCGCCGGCCTGATCCTGTTTGGCGCGGCCCTTGAAAAACAGGGCATACCACTGCCCTGCCCCGGGGGCACGGATACCGGGATGTCTAAAGATCATATGTTTGATTTCCTGGAGGAAAACCTGTTTGAGACCCAAACGCCTGACATGCAGCAGTTCATGGCCAGAACGGCTCTCATGGATCACATGGACACAACCGTATGTGACAGCATATTCGGCCGAAAAGATTCCCAAAGCCGTTTTGACCTAATGATGGCAGCGCATCTAATGGTGTTCCCCATAGACAAAAGCAAAACTGTTTTTCATTACCACCATTTGTTCCGTGAGTTTCTTTTAAAAAAACTCAATCAAACCCATACGGAATCTGAGATCAAACAATTTCACTTAAAAATTGCAGGTCTTATGGAGGCCCGGGAAAATGCCATGGCGCTGATTCATTACATCGAGGCCCATGCCTATGATGATGCGGTTCGTTTTATGACTACCTTTGAACTGGAATTTCTTGCCCAGGGCAAAATCAGGTTTATAAAAACCTGTCTTGAAAAAATTCCTAATAAAATCATAGCCGCAAACCCCAGACTGCTTTTCATGGAGGCCAAGCAATACTCCTATTTCGGCCAGACGGATAAATCCATTGCCTGCCTGAATTCGGCCTGCCGAATCCTTAGAAACGCCAACTCGGATGCGTATGTGGCCAAATGCCTGGTGGATTTAGGCGCCCAATATTATTACACCGGACATATCCCGGAAGCCAGAGGCCTGATGGTCCAGGTTCTGGATGAAGCCAAGGCAGATCCCGCCACCTATATCCTGGCGGTGATGTATTTGTCTTTTTTTTGTACCGTACTCGGGGACTTACACGATGCACAAAAGTATGAATCCCAGGCCAGGGCTGTGATCGAAAATTTCCCTGAATTCGAACAATTCACCGCCATTGCCGCCATGGATATTTCAAGGACGTATATTCTTTATATCCAAGGGGATTTCGAGGAATCCAAGGACGTAAACCTGGATTTGATTTCCCGGTGCACGTCGGCAGGACTTCAAGCGTTTCTTCCCCTGGCCTATTACCATGCATCTGCCACGGATTGCCTGCTGGGGAAATATGAAACCGGCGTGGCCTTTTCTGAAAAAGGGATAAGGGCAGCAGAAAAAATCCATTTGCGGGACAGCCAGAATGGCTGGCTTTTTCTTTCCCGGTCTGAAAATCATCTGGGGTTGGGACAACTGGATGCCGCACGAACCCATGCAGAAAACGCGTTTAAAATTTTCCGGCGGCCCGGAAACCGCTGGGGCATGGCCAATGCACTGGACCTTATGGCTAAAATCAGCCTGGCCTCAGACAATATTTCCGATGCCCGTTCTCAGGCTACCCGGGCCTTAAATGTTATCAAGGGATATGGACTTCCCGTGACAGAAGCCATTATTTCGATCACCCATGCCCGGATATTCATGGCTTGCAACGCGTTTGAAGATGCCGGTGCCTGTCTGGCCCGGGCCCGAAAGCATCTTAAGTCCACACCCTGGTATTTATGCTCGGCCTGGCTTCTGGACGCCGGGTGCTGCCATGCCCTGGGTCAAAACGAGGCAGCCTGGCGCCATTTCCAAAAAGGACTTGCCATTGCCAGGAAAAAACAGTTTGACCGGGTTGTGTTGAAAGAAACAGGCAAGTTGATTCAGGTCATGGCCGAGTTTAAGCCCGAATCTATCTTTTCATCCTATCTTAAAGCCCTTGGTGCTTATCAGCCCCCTGTCCGGCAAGGGCTGCAAATCCGGATGCTGGGCCAATTCCAGGTATCTGTGGACGGCAGGAAGATTGAACACGACCAATGGCCTGGTTCAAAAGCCCTTATCTTATTTCAATACATGGCCGTACATCACTCCCGGGGATTTATCCCTAAGGATGTGCTGCTGGAAATGCTCTGGCCGGACCAAGACCCCAACAAAACAGGCAAACGCTTCAACACTGCCATGAGCCGGTTGCGCAAGCTTCTGGAACCGGACCTGCCGCCGCGCGCGCCATCCGCATATATCCAACGCAAAAATGATCATTACAGGCTCTCTTTAGGTCCCGGGGGAAGTCTGGATATAAAAAAATTCAGGACAATGGCTGAAAAAGCACTGAAAATGGAAAAAGGTATGTCCAGGGACGCCTTTGCCGTGGCCAGAGAGGCAGAAAGGCTTTACACCGGTCCGTTTCTAAAGGACGAATCTTACCAGGACTGGTGTATCCGGCTGCAGGATGAAACCAAAAACCTTTATTGCAGGCTCTGCCGCATGCTGACAGATTTGTGCAAAAAGGCCAAGGAGATGGAGCCGGGTATTATGTATGCACAAAAGTTTCTTAAAACAGACCCCTTTGATGAATCCATGTACCGGGAACTAATCTGTTTTTTTCTTGCTGACGGACAATATGGCCTTGCACAGAAAACATTCACGGAGTGCCGGAAAAGAATGCAAGAGATGGACTGTTCTTTGAGCCCGCAGACCCTGGATTTAATGAAAAATATCCCACAAATCTGAGGCCCCCCATACCCTGACGGATAAACACCGTTTGGCGCCGTGATATTTTCTTCAACAAATTGTTGCCCTTATTTAGACAAAATTTAGATCGCCCTTATATAAAGATGACCGTTTCATCCAGGTATAAATTTTTTTGAAAGGAATTATCCATGCTTGAACTGGCGTTAAGGGGCAATCGAAACTATTGGATATGGATGGGGGGACTTGTAGCGGTCATGGCAGTCGGTGCACTGTTTTATATAGATCAGTTTACCCACGGCCTGATGGTCACAGGCCAGAGCCGGGATGTATCCTGGGGATTTTATACGGCGCAGATGACCTTCCTGGTGGGGGTGGCAGCCGGCGGCATCATGCTGGTGCTTCCCTATTACCTGCATGATTACAAAACATTCGGGAAAATTACGATCCTGGGGGAATTTCTGGCGGTAGCGTCAATTGTCATGTGTCTGTCATATTTGCTTGTCCATCTGGGCCAGCCCATGCGAGCATTAAACATTTTTCTTTATCCCACACCCTGGTCCATGCTTTTCTGGGACGGCAATGTATTGTCCGGGTACATGTTGCTCAATATCATCATTGGCTGGAAGGTGCTGGAGGCAGAAAAGAACGGGGTGGCACCCCCAAAATGGACCAAACCGTTGATCTATCTTTCCATCCCCATGGCCGTGTCCATTCATACCATGACCGCATTTATCTATTGCGGTCTCCCCGGCAGGGGATTCTGGCTGACGGCGATCCTTGCCCCACGGTTTCTGGCATCTGCTTTTGCCTCAGGCCCTGCCTTGCTCATTCTATTCAGTCTTATCATTCGGCAGATCAGTGATTTTGATCCGGGTAAAAAGGCAATTCAATCCCTGGCCGTCATTGCGGCCTACGCCCTGGTCGCCAATCTATTTTTCATGATCTGTGAGGTATTTGTGGTATTTTATTCCAATATCCCGTCCCACAAGGCCCATTTCACTTACCTGTATGCCGGGCTTCACGAAAAGACCGGACTGGTAACCTGGATGTGGTCGTCGGTGGCGCTCATGGTGACAGCGGCATCTATTCTCTTGATGCCGGTTCTAAGGAAAAATGAAATCACCCTGACCGCTGCCTGTATGGCGCTGTTTGCAGGCACCTGGATAGATAAGGGGATGGGAATGATTTCAGGGGGATTTGTACCTTCGCCCCTGCACCATGTCACGGAATACAGTCCAAGCCTTCATGAACTGATTATTTCGGCAGGGATCACAGCCCTGGGCCTGTTCGTTTTGACCGTATTGTATAAACTCGTTATTAGTGTGAAGATGTACAATCAAAGCGGCAGGGTCTGACTATAACCAACCGGGCCCGGCAGGGCCCGGTTGGTTATTAACACTTATGATTGCAGGGCGTTGAGCCGGAGCGTTAGAGGTCTATCCTCCTCCATCTCTTTGGAAAACCCGATGGCTCCCGGATTTCTGAACCGGTCAGGGCATTCACAGGCTGCCACCCAATCTTCTCGGATCGCCTTGAACACCTTAAAGGCATTGGATTCTAAGTCAACAATGCTTTTTTCCATGACCAGTTCCAGACGGCCTTTGCGTTCTTCAAGGTGCATAAGCCGGGCAATGGGAATGCCTGCCGGCTGCCACTTATGAAAATCTTTTTCTAAATTAATAATGGCCGCCATCTGGCCTGTGGCACCCCCTGCGATCAAATGAAAGGCCGTCAGACCTAAATTGTAAGCATAACAGCAGTCAAAACAGGTTGGATCAGTTCCCCTGCCGTCATATCCGTAAAAATGGGTCTGGATATTAAATTCGGCCTGGGACTTTCTAAATATGTTTATAAAAATCTGCGGAATCTCGTCTTCGGCATCCAGCATCCCCGCATTGACCAGGGCAAGCTTCAGGGTT is a genomic window of uncultured Desulfobacter sp. containing:
- a CDS encoding FIST N-terminal domain-containing protein, which produces MRIGIGYSNTSNSFESGKFVAQTAKKDIDSPDFFIAFCNSALNAENFFKGIKEIAGPVPVIGGSAVGIITGDNLSYEGHSAGALALQGENLSVQIHSTGDIDKNLYNAGKKLAERFSPTDDSRLLFLLYDSICQAATPATPPIMNASPQLLAGIEDHLKHSVPVLGAGTLGDFDFKPTMQFCGNYAASRQALGLMMSGDFNVYHAIMHGCTPLDGQYLTITKKKGPFIYEINGMPVCEMIDEVYGSTEWRKQTPVNFLTIGLNKGNKFADFAEENYVNRLIAGALPDGKGICMFEADLDEGTQVQFMLRDTMQMIESVKLNTKKIFNQIEADHRKPCLGIYIDCAGRASIQSHTATEEAACVQQIFNEKNTPLFGFYSGVEIAPFQGSSRGLDWTGVLIILAEK
- a CDS encoding EAL domain-containing protein; the protein is MHTPDGKALLDRCNELELRLDETIQEMQYYKNIASVAGHKRLKEVEELSNLIFLRKQAEKALEKTRDELEDKVKERTRELVSINKRLRKEIEERKKVEEEIRYLAFYDSLTGLGNRVLFMDRLNEAIKQAARKRSRFALLFLDLDHFKRVNDTLGHHAGDLLLQGVAENIKKFVRDSDFASRLTPLKKKELLVARFGGDEFSILISDIKEPENAARVAKRILDNIPATYQLDGHEVSVTTSIGISVFPEDGSSAQDLLKHADTAMYHAKSRGRNTYQFFTESMNQIVLERFLIEKGLKKALENDEFILYYQPKLRLSDKKIISAEALIRWHHPQQGMVPPGKFIPIAEESKIILDINRWVIKEACRQVKQWELSGWNDISISVNLSGYKLNNQNIAKYLKDTLSSVGLDSKSIEIEITENILLKENKETISTLNAIKALGFKIAMDDFGTGYSSLSYLTLFPLDTLKIDRYFVMNAMSEQNNQVIIKAIIAMGHSLGKKIIAEGIETEDQYHFLKVCGCDEGQGNFFHHPVPADEFEKLLARDSL
- a CDS encoding nickel-dependent hydrogenase large subunit; the encoded protein is MFRGFEAILKGRDPLDAQQITQRICGVCPYAHGIASSYAQENAYQLKVPRNGRIQHNLIQGANHLYDYLLHFYQLSALDFVTAILQYKGADPDLTSFKNWVDSELNFGSSFPGAPFLPRLSGKYIADAELNIGALKHYLESLEIQKKANRASAIFGGKFPHATAIFPGGCPQVPNIDHISSYRALISDVRNFIHQKYVPDIVAVAGGFPEYWEIGQSKGDFLKDILAMIDENVKNADIADNIMAETNAVMTGSNRTMEDLSTAIANIEATNKETATTLKLIDEIEKLKTLMGGRFTAP
- a CDS encoding BTAD domain-containing putative transcriptional regulator; translated protein: MDFLESKLITPHLGNLLERQRLIRTLKNLEGKRLILVTAGAGYGKTTMVAQALSDMSAGNRVLVWYRLDRFDQDITTFTSYLIRGLEKIYPGIGDALCENGFEKGGTGENEARLLELIKILESKTDKELFIVLDDYHLLGAAGKNDVTDFLSIHSYMEFFLKRLPGHVRLVLISRTDPPLKLSNLRVRRQILEIHEFDLVFSLDETAALFSRIHHQVPGTKTLSTLHSQTGGWAAGLILFGAALEKQGIPLPCPGGTDTGMSKDHMFDFLEENLFETQTPDMQQFMARTALMDHMDTTVCDSIFGRKDSQSRFDLMMAAHLMVFPIDKSKTVFHYHHLFREFLLKKLNQTHTESEIKQFHLKIAGLMEARENAMALIHYIEAHAYDDAVRFMTTFELEFLAQGKIRFIKTCLEKIPNKIIAANPRLLFMEAKQYSYFGQTDKSIACLNSACRILRNANSDAYVAKCLVDLGAQYYYTGHIPEARGLMVQVLDEAKADPATYILAVMYLSFFCTVLGDLHDAQKYESQARAVIENFPEFEQFTAIAAMDISRTYILYIQGDFEESKDVNLDLISRCTSAGLQAFLPLAYYHASATDCLLGKYETGVAFSEKGIRAAEKIHLRDSQNGWLFLSRSENHLGLGQLDAARTHAENAFKIFRRPGNRWGMANALDLMAKISLASDNISDARSQATRALNVIKGYGLPVTEAIISITHARIFMACNAFEDAGACLARARKHLKSTPWYLCSAWLLDAGCCHALGQNEAAWRHFQKGLAIARKKQFDRVVLKETGKLIQVMAEFKPESIFSSYLKALGAYQPPVRQGLQIRMLGQFQVSVDGRKIEHDQWPGSKALILFQYMAVHHSRGFIPKDVLLEMLWPDQDPNKTGKRFNTAMSRLRKLLEPDLPPRAPSAYIQRKNDHYRLSLGPGGSLDIKKFRTMAEKALKMEKGMSRDAFAVAREAERLYTGPFLKDESYQDWCIRLQDETKNLYCRLCRMLTDLCKKAKEMEPGIMYAQKFLKTDPFDESMYRELICFFLADGQYGLAQKTFTECRKRMQEMDCSLSPQTLDLMKNIPQI
- the nrfD gene encoding NrfD/PsrC family molybdoenzyme membrane anchor subunit, with the protein product MLELALRGNRNYWIWMGGLVAVMAVGALFYIDQFTHGLMVTGQSRDVSWGFYTAQMTFLVGVAAGGIMLVLPYYLHDYKTFGKITILGEFLAVASIVMCLSYLLVHLGQPMRALNIFLYPTPWSMLFWDGNVLSGYMLLNIIIGWKVLEAEKNGVAPPKWTKPLIYLSIPMAVSIHTMTAFIYCGLPGRGFWLTAILAPRFLASAFASGPALLILFSLIIRQISDFDPGKKAIQSLAVIAAYALVANLFFMICEVFVVFYSNIPSHKAHFTYLYAGLHEKTGLVTWMWSSVALMVTAASILLMPVLRKNEITLTAACMALFAGTWIDKGMGMISGGFVPSPLHHVTEYSPSLHELIISAGITALGLFVLTVLYKLVISVKMYNQSGRV